The Acidobacteriota bacterium genomic sequence GTCTATAGACGACTGATGACATCCTTTCAATGAGGGCAGATGTTTAAGGACTTGTTTCCCACTGCAAACGAAGTGACTTATCTGGATACGGCTGCCGAAGGGCTTCCACATCCCGACTGCGAGAAAGCCTTTCAACTGTATTCCCGGATTAAAGCTCACGGGACACCAGGTCGCGTTGAGCTTCACAAGGTTGAAGCGGACACGCTTAATCTGGTTGCTCGTATGCTCGGCACGGATTCTTCTAACGTCACGTTTCTGTCGAGTGCTTCGGAAGCTTTAAATGTTCTCGCGGCCTCTATGGAATTGAAACCGCACGATCGGGTGATAATCAGTGAGCTGGAGTTCCCGTCCAATATTCTCCCTTGGGTTCGCCTGAGACAAAATGGAGTTGATGTCGTGGTTGTCCCACACCATGGGGGCAGACTCGATTGGGAAAGTGTGGCCGAGAATATATGCCCGCGAACGCGCCTGATTTCCCTCAGCCTTGTCAGTTATAAGACAGGGGCTTACCTGCCCTTCGTGCAAAACATTGCTGAGGCGGCGGCAAAAGTTGGGGCCCTTGTTTCGATTGATGCGACTCAGGCGCTTGGGAGGTGCCCGGTCAGTGTAGAAGGCATCGACTATCTCATGTCGAGCAGCTTCAAGTGGTTGCTCGGACCGCATGGGCTGGGCATTGTCTACACCAGCCCGCGTTTTCGAGCAAGGCTGAAGCCTGCCATGGTTGGGTGGTACTCGGTGAAGAACCTTTTCTCAGGAAAGCGGTTCGAGACGTTCGAGCTTAAAGACGGCGCGGCCCGATTGGCGGTCGGCATGCCGAATTTTCCATC encodes the following:
- a CDS encoding aminotransferase class V-fold PLP-dependent enzyme — protein: MFKDLFPTANEVTYLDTAAEGLPHPDCEKAFQLYSRIKAHGTPGRVELHKVEADTLNLVARMLGTDSSNVTFLSSASEALNVLAASMELKPHDRVIISELEFPSNILPWVRLRQNGVDVVVVPHHGGRLDWESVAENICPRTRLISLSLVSYKTGAYLPFVQNIAEAAAKVGALVSIDATQALGRCPVSVEGIDYLMSSSFKWLLGPHGLGIVYTSPRFRARLKPAMVGWYSVKNLFSGKRFETFELKDGAARLAVGMPNFPSIFALKKSLEFLLDIGVENIDRGLQPLVANLREGLERLGLDLLTPAGSEYASGIVAFAHPRAEEIGAALQKERVTVWAGDRRVRASVHLYNDSSDIDRYLSILEMILTKQDFNRA